In Listeria swaminathanii, a single window of DNA contains:
- a CDS encoding nucleobase:cation symporter-2 family protein — MLGKGKIAALGFQHVLAMYAGAVIVPLLIGGALGFNGEEMTYLVSIDIFMCGIATLLQLTVNRFFGIGLPVVLGCAVQAIAPIILIGQDMGIGAIYGSIIVSGLFVLLIAPFFSKVVRFFPPVVTGSVVTVIGLTLIPVAINNLAGGAGAKDFGSMYNLGLGFGTLFLIILVYRFGQGFSKAIAVLIGLVGGSLFAALYKGISLGPVSEASWFHMPKPFYFGTPTFEWPAIITMILIALVSMVESTGVYFALSDITERKLSQKDLTRGYRAEGLAIMLGGVFNTFPYTAYSQNVGLVQLSGIKTRKVIYAAAGFLIVLGLIPKIGAVTTIIPTPVLGGAMVAMFGMVVAQGIKMLGKVNFTSQENLLIIACAVGVGLGVTVVPDLFNAFPAFVRLFTSNGIVAGSVTAIALNIIFNMIPHRKDKKATNPEPQHAE; from the coding sequence ATGTTAGGTAAAGGGAAAATTGCAGCTTTAGGATTTCAGCATGTTTTAGCAATGTATGCTGGCGCAGTTATCGTGCCACTGTTGATTGGTGGGGCACTTGGTTTTAACGGAGAAGAAATGACTTATTTAGTTTCGATTGATATTTTTATGTGTGGGATTGCGACATTGCTGCAATTAACGGTTAACCGCTTCTTTGGGATTGGTTTGCCTGTTGTACTTGGATGTGCAGTTCAAGCCATTGCACCAATTATTTTGATTGGGCAAGACATGGGAATTGGCGCGATTTACGGATCGATTATTGTTTCAGGACTTTTTGTATTATTAATAGCACCATTTTTCTCCAAAGTTGTTCGATTTTTCCCTCCTGTTGTAACTGGTTCGGTTGTGACAGTGATTGGTTTAACACTTATTCCAGTGGCGATTAATAATCTCGCTGGCGGGGCTGGGGCGAAAGATTTCGGTTCGATGTATAATCTTGGCCTTGGTTTTGGAACGTTATTTTTAATTATTTTAGTGTATCGTTTTGGGCAAGGATTTTCGAAGGCGATTGCTGTTTTAATTGGCCTCGTTGGCGGTTCGCTTTTTGCGGCGCTTTATAAAGGGATTTCGCTCGGACCGGTGAGTGAAGCTAGTTGGTTCCATATGCCGAAACCATTTTATTTTGGCACACCGACATTTGAGTGGCCGGCGATTATTACGATGATTTTAATTGCGCTTGTTAGCATGGTGGAATCGACCGGGGTATATTTCGCTTTATCTGATATTACTGAACGTAAATTATCGCAAAAAGACTTAACTCGCGGTTACCGGGCGGAAGGGCTTGCGATTATGCTTGGTGGCGTATTTAATACATTCCCATATACGGCTTACTCGCAAAACGTTGGACTTGTTCAGCTTTCTGGCATTAAGACACGTAAAGTTATTTATGCGGCAGCTGGTTTTCTTATCGTCCTTGGTTTAATTCCTAAAATTGGGGCAGTGACCACGATTATTCCAACACCAGTTCTTGGTGGTGCGATGGTCGCTATGTTTGGCATGGTTGTCGCGCAAGGCATTAAGATGCTCGGAAAAGTTAATTTTACTTCCCAAGAGAACTTGCTAATTATTGCTTGTGCGGTTGGTGTTGGCCTGGGTGTTACCGTTGTACCAGATTTGTTTAATGCTTTCCCAGCGTTTGTTCGTTTATTTACGAGTAACGGGATTGTTGCTGGTAGTGTTACGGCTATTGCGCTAAACATTATCTTCAATATGATTCCACATCGTAAAGATAAAAAAGCAACAAATCCAGAACCTCAACATGCCGAGTAA
- a CDS encoding xanthine phosphoribosyltransferase yields MKLLEEFIQEKGTVLPGNVLKVDAFLNHQIDPVLMQAMGNEFAKRFQDLGITKIVTIESSGIAPAVFAGLALSVPVVFARKKKSVTLTDNLYTSTVYSYTKKESNDISVSKQFLTADDTILVIDDFLANGQAALGLLEIAELAGAKVAGIGIVIEKSFQQGRELLNKTGIPVYSLARIASLENEEILFLEEE; encoded by the coding sequence TTGAAATTACTGGAAGAGTTTATTCAAGAAAAAGGGACAGTTTTACCAGGTAACGTTTTAAAAGTAGATGCATTTTTAAATCATCAAATTGATCCCGTTTTAATGCAAGCGATGGGAAATGAATTTGCTAAACGGTTCCAAGATTTAGGGATTACGAAAATTGTAACGATTGAATCGTCGGGTATCGCGCCGGCTGTGTTTGCGGGACTTGCGCTTTCCGTACCAGTTGTTTTCGCTCGGAAGAAAAAATCGGTGACGTTAACGGATAATTTGTATACGAGCACGGTTTATTCGTACACAAAAAAAGAATCGAATGATATTTCGGTTTCCAAACAATTTTTAACGGCGGATGACACGATTTTAGTGATTGATGATTTTCTCGCAAATGGTCAAGCGGCTTTAGGTTTACTTGAAATTGCGGAGCTTGCCGGAGCAAAAGTCGCGGGAATTGGGATTGTGATTGAAAAATCGTTCCAACAAGGCCGTGAATTATTAAATAAAACAGGGATTCCAGTTTATTCACTAGCACGAATTGCCTCACTTGAAAACGAAGAAATCTTATTTTTAGAGGAGGAATAG
- a CDS encoding carboxypeptidase M32: MVETLEEEFLAYIKKMEALEEALALVYWDLRTGAPSKGMEGRSDVIGVLSEEIFNMQTSEEMAAFIAGLNQDKENLSEITRKTLEESQKTYDLNKKIPSKEYAEYTKLVAQAETAWTTAREQNDFAAFEPFLTRILEMKRKFVEYWGYEENKYDTLLDQYEPGVTVSVLDSVFEKVRDGIMAIREKIANEGVKPDPSILNTKISEAKQKEFSIRILNKMGFDFEAGRLDETVHPFATGLNTGDVRITTRYNENDFKMAVFGTIHEGGHAIYEQNFDASLVGTPLANGASMGIHESQSLFYEIIIGSSLAFWKSNYADFQAITKPAFDNVKLEDFYRAVNISESSLIRIEADTLTYPLHIMIRYELEKALINGELEVKDLPKAWGDKYEEYLGIRPDNDTNGVLQDIHWAGGDFGYFPSYALGLMYAAQFYHQMQKEIPNIDAIIASDDYTELKTWLTEHVHKFGKTKKPLEILTDTTGEGLNPTYLLDLLEKRYAYVYQFNK; this comes from the coding sequence TTGGTAGAAACATTAGAAGAGGAATTTTTAGCGTATATTAAAAAGATGGAAGCACTGGAAGAAGCACTCGCATTAGTTTATTGGGATCTTCGTACAGGCGCACCGTCAAAAGGAATGGAAGGCCGCTCAGACGTCATTGGCGTTCTTTCCGAAGAGATTTTCAATATGCAAACGTCTGAAGAAATGGCTGCTTTTATTGCCGGACTTAACCAAGATAAAGAAAATCTATCCGAAATCACTCGTAAAACTTTAGAAGAATCTCAAAAAACATATGATTTAAATAAAAAAATCCCAAGCAAAGAATACGCGGAATATACGAAACTGGTTGCGCAAGCCGAAACAGCTTGGACAACTGCCCGTGAACAAAATGATTTTGCGGCATTTGAACCGTTTCTAACAAGAATTTTGGAAATGAAGCGCAAGTTCGTGGAGTATTGGGGCTATGAAGAAAATAAATATGACACATTACTTGATCAATATGAGCCTGGCGTGACGGTTTCTGTGCTTGATTCTGTCTTTGAAAAAGTACGTGATGGCATTATGGCTATCCGTGAGAAAATCGCGAACGAAGGCGTGAAGCCAGATCCATCGATTCTAAACACAAAAATTTCCGAAGCAAAACAAAAAGAATTTAGCATTCGCATTTTGAATAAAATGGGCTTTGATTTTGAAGCGGGTCGTTTAGATGAAACCGTTCATCCGTTTGCGACTGGCTTGAATACTGGTGATGTTCGGATTACGACACGTTATAATGAAAATGATTTTAAAATGGCTGTTTTTGGAACGATTCACGAAGGTGGTCACGCGATTTATGAACAAAACTTTGATGCGTCTCTTGTAGGAACACCACTTGCAAACGGGGCTTCGATGGGAATTCACGAATCTCAATCCTTATTTTATGAAATCATTATTGGTTCTAGTTTGGCGTTTTGGAAAAGTAATTATGCTGATTTTCAGGCGATAACTAAACCGGCTTTTGATAATGTGAAGTTGGAAGATTTTTATCGTGCGGTGAATATTTCCGAAAGTTCGCTGATTCGAATTGAAGCGGACACATTAACTTATCCGCTGCATATTATGATTCGTTATGAACTGGAAAAAGCGCTTATTAATGGCGAGCTTGAAGTGAAAGATTTGCCAAAAGCGTGGGGCGATAAATACGAAGAATACTTAGGCATTCGCCCAGATAATGATACAAATGGTGTACTTCAAGATATCCACTGGGCTGGCGGCGATTTCGGATACTTCCCGTCATACGCACTAGGTTTAATGTACGCAGCGCAGTTCTATCATCAAATGCAAAAAGAAATTCCGAACATCGATGCAATCATTGCAAGTGATGATTATACGGAACTAAAAACGTGGCTAACTGAGCATGTCCATAAATTTGGTAAAACGAAGAAACCACTAGAAATTCTAACAGATACAACAGGAGAAGGCTTGAACCCTACGTATTTACTAGATTTACTAGAAAAAAGATATGCATACGTTTACCAATTTAATAAGTAA
- a CDS encoding THUMP domain-containing class I SAM-dependent RNA methyltransferase — MKTFQLVATAASGLEAIVGKEVARLGYDPKVENGKVYFEGDLSAIARANLWLRVADRVKIVVGVFKATTFDELFEKTKALPWEDYLPLDAQFPVAGKSVKSTLYSVPDCQAIVKKAIVNRVSEKYRRSGRLMETGALFKLEVSILKDEVTLTIDTSGAGLHKRGYRLAQGSAPIKETMAAALVLLTSWHPDRPFYDPVCGSGTIPIEAALIGQNIAPGFNREFVSETWDWMPKQIWADARQEAEDLANYDQPLNIIGGDIDARLIEIAKQNAVEAGLGDLITFRQLQVADFQTEDEYGVVVANPPYGERLEDEEAVRQLYREMGIVYKRMPTWSVYVLTSYELFEEVYGKKATKKRKLYNGYLRTDLYQYWGPRKPRPKKED; from the coding sequence ATGAAAACATTTCAGTTGGTGGCGACTGCTGCTTCTGGTTTAGAAGCAATTGTTGGGAAAGAAGTAGCGCGTTTAGGCTATGATCCAAAAGTAGAAAACGGTAAGGTATATTTTGAAGGAGATTTATCCGCAATTGCTAGAGCGAACCTTTGGCTGCGTGTAGCGGACCGAGTGAAGATTGTTGTCGGCGTTTTTAAAGCAACAACATTTGATGAACTGTTTGAAAAGACGAAAGCTTTACCTTGGGAAGATTATTTGCCGCTAGATGCACAGTTTCCTGTGGCTGGAAAATCAGTTAAGTCAACGCTTTATAGTGTGCCTGACTGCCAAGCAATTGTAAAAAAAGCGATCGTTAATCGTGTCAGTGAAAAATATCGTCGTTCTGGTCGTTTGATGGAAACAGGCGCGTTATTTAAGCTAGAAGTTTCTATTTTAAAAGATGAAGTGACGCTAACGATTGATACGAGTGGTGCGGGATTACATAAGCGTGGTTATCGTTTAGCGCAAGGTAGTGCGCCAATCAAAGAAACAATGGCGGCGGCACTTGTGTTACTTACTAGCTGGCACCCGGATAGACCATTTTATGATCCTGTATGTGGTTCTGGGACGATTCCAATTGAGGCAGCTCTAATTGGCCAAAATATCGCGCCGGGATTCAACCGTGAATTCGTATCAGAAACATGGGACTGGATGCCGAAACAAATTTGGGCTGATGCGAGACAAGAAGCCGAAGATTTAGCTAACTATGATCAACCACTAAATATTATCGGTGGCGATATTGATGCTCGTTTAATCGAAATCGCGAAACAAAATGCTGTCGAAGCGGGTCTTGGTGACTTGATTACCTTTAGACAACTGCAAGTAGCTGATTTCCAAACAGAAGATGAGTACGGGGTTGTTGTTGCGAATCCGCCGTACGGGGAACGTTTAGAAGATGAGGAAGCAGTGCGCCAACTGTACCGCGAAATGGGTATTGTTTACAAACGCATGCCGACATGGTCTGTCTACGTCCTTACTTCTTATGAACTGTTTGAAGAAGTTTATGGCAAAAAAGCGACGAAAAAACGGAAATTATATAATGGTTACTTGCGCACAGATTTATATCAATACTGGGGTCCAAGAAAACCACGTCCTAAAAAAGAAGATTGA
- the gpsB gene encoding cell division regulator GpsB produces MTSEQFEYHLTGKEILEKEFKTGLRGYSPEDVDEFLDMVIKDYSTFTQEIEALQAENIRLVQELDSAPLRTSTQPAPTFQAAAQPAGTTNFDILKRLSNLEKHVFGNKLDDNE; encoded by the coding sequence ATGACTTCGGAACAATTTGAGTATCACTTAACAGGTAAAGAAATTTTGGAAAAAGAATTTAAAACTGGGCTTCGTGGTTATAGTCCAGAAGATGTTGATGAGTTTTTAGACATGGTTATTAAAGATTACAGTACTTTCACGCAAGAAATCGAGGCTCTTCAAGCTGAAAATATTCGACTTGTACAAGAACTTGATAGCGCGCCACTAAGAACATCGACACAACCTGCACCAACTTTCCAAGCAGCGGCACAACCAGCTGGAACGACCAACTTTGACATTCTAAAACGTCTTTCTAACTTAGAAAAACATGTTTTTGGAAATAAGCTGGACGATAACGAATAG
- a CDS encoding DUF1273 domain-containing protein yields MKSIAVTGYKNFELGIFKKDADEAVFIKEAMKRHIVPLVEDGLEWVIISGQLGIELWAGEVVADLKAEYPIKLAILEPFEKQSANWNEANQLWATEVREKADYHAFITKRPYESPAQFAARDGFIIDNTDGALLVYDLEKEGSPKFFYDRAMQAKEQASYFLECIDFYALQEVVEDMNQTF; encoded by the coding sequence GTGAAATCCATCGCAGTAACGGGATACAAAAATTTTGAACTGGGAATTTTTAAAAAGGATGCGGATGAAGCGGTTTTTATTAAGGAAGCGATGAAGCGTCATATAGTCCCGCTTGTGGAGGATGGCTTAGAATGGGTGATTATTTCTGGACAGTTAGGGATTGAGCTTTGGGCAGGGGAAGTGGTGGCCGATTTAAAAGCAGAATATCCTATTAAGCTAGCTATTCTTGAGCCTTTTGAAAAACAAAGTGCTAATTGGAACGAAGCAAACCAGTTATGGGCAACCGAAGTACGAGAAAAAGCCGACTATCATGCGTTTATTACGAAACGTCCTTATGAGAGCCCGGCGCAATTTGCGGCAAGAGATGGTTTTATTATCGATAATACGGACGGGGCCTTACTTGTGTATGATTTAGAAAAAGAAGGCTCACCGAAATTTTTTTATGATCGTGCCATGCAAGCGAAAGAGCAAGCTAGTTATTTTTTAGAATGCATTGATTTTTATGCGCTTCAAGAGGTTGTTGAGGATATGAATCAAACCTTTTAA
- a CDS encoding YppE family protein, producing MELLTRTEKLLLQNEKNWELYLSNREEAKPFDFYKDMKPFVDEAKESADAFLELAIPWVNKERPPYLGELQLRQACDNVQMTAVSAFNGKSFYKHFLDHYQSTKYTLTRVRDFLKRKEELM from the coding sequence ATGGAACTTTTAACCCGTACGGAAAAATTACTTCTTCAGAATGAAAAGAATTGGGAACTATATTTAAGTAACCGTGAAGAAGCAAAACCGTTTGATTTTTATAAAGATATGAAGCCATTCGTGGATGAAGCAAAGGAGAGCGCGGATGCGTTTTTAGAATTAGCTATTCCATGGGTAAACAAAGAGCGTCCTCCTTATTTAGGAGAACTGCAATTAAGACAAGCCTGTGATAATGTTCAAATGACGGCAGTAAGTGCATTTAATGGAAAGTCTTTTTACAAACATTTCCTGGACCACTACCAGTCTACCAAGTATACACTAACAAGAGTGAGAGATTTCTTAAAAAGAAAAGAGGAATTGATGTGA
- the recU gene encoding Holliday junction resolvase RecU encodes MAIGYPNGKKYAASPEGLPPKKRKAPVTYGKRGMSLEDDLNDTIAYYLTHEIAVIHKKPTPVQIVSVDYPKRSSAKIKEAYFKTPSTTDYNGVYKGKYVDFEAKETQNTTSFPLSNFHDHQMTHMANVLKQDGIVFVIIAFQKLGETHFIPFEKFYPFWERMLSGGRKSVTIAEIQDVSDQIPYGLNPRLDFLQSIDKLYF; translated from the coding sequence ATGGCTATTGGTTACCCTAACGGCAAAAAGTATGCAGCGAGTCCCGAGGGTCTTCCTCCAAAAAAACGCAAAGCTCCTGTAACTTATGGTAAGCGCGGTATGTCTTTAGAAGATGACTTGAATGATACGATTGCGTATTATTTAACCCACGAAATTGCAGTCATCCACAAAAAACCTACGCCTGTCCAAATTGTCAGTGTGGACTATCCAAAAAGAAGTAGTGCCAAAATTAAGGAAGCCTACTTCAAAACACCATCCACAACAGATTATAATGGTGTCTATAAAGGAAAATATGTTGATTTTGAAGCAAAAGAAACACAAAATACAACTTCTTTTCCATTGAGTAATTTTCACGATCACCAAATGACACACATGGCAAACGTCTTAAAACAAGATGGTATTGTCTTTGTCATTATTGCATTCCAAAAACTCGGAGAAACTCATTTTATTCCCTTTGAGAAATTTTATCCGTTTTGGGAACGCATGTTGAGTGGTGGTAGAAAATCAGTCACTATAGCAGAAATACAAGATGTATCAGACCAAATTCCTTATGGTCTAAATCCAAGGCTTGACTTCTTGCAATCAATAGATAAATTATACTTCTAG
- a CDS encoding penicillin-binding protein 1A, giving the protein MADKPQTRSQYRKKPNGNSKKKPQKRGKRVVTNIFKTIFFVGLFLTFFGIAAGATVFYDYAKDAPKLTDSKLRDPLSSKLLDKDGKVFAEVGTERREYIEYKDIPETLKNAILTTEDARFYEHDGIDPIRLGGAVIANVTDGFGAEGASTLSQQIIKMSYLDYTNKTLARKAQEAWLALQLEEKYSKNDILEIYVNKVYMSDRVHGMQTAAEHYFGKNVKDLTLAETALLAGMPQSPNNYNPYDHPEAAKKRRDQVLTNMYTHDKITKDEMTAAQKSPISTGLRSKKDREDKIYKYDSYVTQVLSEIPKEYDVYRDGLTIYTALDRDAQEYTEKMLNTNEIVNFTDDEMQAGIVLQDTKTGRVQAIGGGRNQKVTRGYNYATQVKRSVGSTMKPIADYGPAFEYLDWSTAHILEDEPYTYSGGTPINNWDFGYKGPISVRQALYQSRNIPALKTLQAVGLDKSEQFVNKLGITYDKGQNVESNAIGANSSNPMQMAGAYAAFGNKGIYNTPHTVTKIVLSDGQTEIDTEPKSTVAMKESTAYMVSDVLKDVLTIGTGTSAAVPGVPAAGKTGTTNIPPEFTSKYYYPSGAARDSWFAGYTTNYSIAVWTGYDDKQKYVSASEQKIAQRMFSKLMAHASAGKTTSDFKMPSNVVSVPILKGSNPIARAAEGTASDLVSYELFLSGTAPTKTASTPEDEKKKKEEEAKKKAEEEKKKTEEEKKKEEEAKKKAEEEKKAEEAKNLTAPAGLRASYNATSKQINVSWSAVTGATYEVTVNGSTTTVSSTSVSVSGGNPGDTVSINVVAVKDGKKSPAASTSVQIPDS; this is encoded by the coding sequence ATGGCAGATAAACCGCAGACAAGATCTCAGTATCGCAAAAAACCAAATGGTAATTCTAAAAAGAAACCCCAAAAACGAGGAAAACGTGTTGTAACGAATATTTTCAAAACGATTTTCTTTGTGGGCTTATTTTTAACTTTCTTTGGTATTGCGGCTGGTGCAACTGTTTTTTACGATTATGCAAAGGACGCACCTAAACTGACCGACTCCAAACTGCGCGATCCACTTTCATCCAAGCTACTTGATAAGGATGGTAAAGTTTTCGCAGAAGTTGGAACCGAACGGCGGGAATATATTGAATACAAAGATATACCTGAAACTCTAAAAAATGCAATTCTAACAACAGAAGATGCGCGTTTTTATGAACATGATGGCATTGACCCTATTCGACTTGGTGGAGCAGTAATCGCCAATGTTACAGATGGTTTTGGTGCAGAAGGCGCAAGTACCCTTTCCCAACAAATCATCAAGATGTCTTACTTAGACTACACAAACAAAACACTTGCTAGAAAAGCACAAGAAGCATGGTTAGCCCTTCAATTAGAAGAAAAATATAGCAAAAATGATATTCTCGAAATTTATGTGAATAAAGTCTATATGTCTGACCGTGTCCATGGTATGCAAACAGCTGCCGAACATTATTTCGGTAAAAATGTGAAAGACCTTACGTTAGCTGAAACAGCGCTACTTGCTGGTATGCCACAAAGCCCGAACAACTACAACCCTTACGACCATCCAGAAGCAGCTAAAAAACGTCGTGATCAAGTATTAACGAATATGTATACACATGATAAAATCACGAAAGACGAAATGACAGCTGCACAAAAATCACCAATTTCAACTGGACTTCGCTCGAAAAAAGATCGTGAAGATAAAATTTACAAATACGATTCTTACGTAACACAAGTTTTAAGCGAAATTCCAAAAGAATATGATGTTTATCGTGATGGGTTAACTATTTACACAGCACTTGACCGTGATGCCCAAGAGTACACGGAAAAAATGCTTAATACAAACGAAATTGTTAACTTCACTGATGATGAAATGCAAGCTGGTATTGTTCTTCAAGATACAAAAACCGGCCGTGTTCAAGCAATCGGTGGCGGACGTAATCAAAAAGTAACACGTGGCTACAACTACGCAACACAAGTAAAACGTTCAGTTGGGTCAACGATGAAACCGATTGCCGATTATGGTCCTGCTTTTGAATATTTAGATTGGTCCACTGCCCATATTTTAGAGGATGAACCATATACGTATTCTGGTGGAACTCCTATTAATAACTGGGATTTCGGTTATAAAGGACCAATTTCAGTAAGACAAGCGCTTTATCAATCAAGAAATATTCCAGCCCTAAAAACACTTCAAGCTGTTGGATTAGATAAATCCGAGCAATTTGTTAATAAGTTGGGTATTACTTATGATAAAGGCCAAAACGTAGAATCTAATGCAATCGGAGCAAACAGTTCCAACCCAATGCAAATGGCTGGTGCCTATGCTGCTTTCGGTAACAAAGGAATTTACAATACACCACATACCGTTACAAAAATTGTTTTATCGGATGGACAAACAGAAATTGACACAGAGCCGAAAAGTACTGTTGCAATGAAAGAATCAACAGCTTATATGGTTTCCGATGTGCTTAAAGACGTTCTTACTATCGGAACAGGTACATCAGCAGCCGTACCAGGTGTTCCTGCTGCTGGTAAAACAGGTACAACAAATATCCCACCTGAATTCACTTCGAAGTACTACTATCCTAGTGGTGCTGCTCGTGACTCATGGTTTGCTGGATATACAACGAATTATTCGATCGCCGTATGGACTGGTTATGATGATAAGCAAAAATATGTATCTGCGAGCGAACAAAAAATTGCCCAACGCATGTTTAGTAAGTTAATGGCTCATGCCTCTGCTGGTAAAACTACCTCAGACTTCAAAATGCCAAGCAATGTTGTTTCCGTTCCAATCCTAAAAGGTAGTAACCCAATCGCCCGCGCTGCAGAAGGCACAGCGAGCGACTTAGTAAGCTACGAGTTGTTCTTATCCGGAACTGCTCCAACGAAAACAGCTTCTACTCCAGAAGACGAGAAGAAGAAAAAAGAAGAAGAAGCTAAGAAAAAAGCGGAAGAAGAGAAAAAGAAAACCGAGGAAGAGAAGAAGAAAGAAGAAGAAGCTAAGAAAAAAGCAGAGGAAGAGAAAAAGGCTGAAGAAGCCAAAAATCTTACTGCCCCTGCCGGCTTGAGGGCAAGCTATAATGCTACCTCTAAGCAAATCAATGTTTCTTGGTCAGCAGTAACTGGCGCAACCTATGAAGTAACTGTCAATGGTTCAACAACTACTGTATCTTCTACCTCCGTTTCTGTAAGTGGTGGCAATCCAGGTGACACAGTTTCCATTAATGTCGTCGCCGTAAAAGATGGCAAGAAAAGCCCCGCCGCCTCGACTAGCGTCCAAATTCCAGATAGTTAA
- a CDS encoding YpoC family protein, which translates to MAEFKYAVELTHPDFPAPDVILEEYDPESIYVSGLPFWQEQQFFTKGGGVLPWKNETERACRKLAKHMTNLAESMEADLKVHQKPSPVTVRDALGIFLSILFWSNHRPVQLDNLMEQVKTLETKPLNLEERLEYVLKRGNTFLGFRQLNELMLEQRKLIAKR; encoded by the coding sequence ATGGCTGAATTTAAGTATGCAGTGGAATTGACGCATCCGGATTTTCCTGCTCCAGATGTTATTTTAGAAGAATACGATCCCGAATCGATTTACGTAAGCGGCTTACCTTTTTGGCAAGAACAGCAGTTTTTTACAAAAGGTGGGGGAGTGCTTCCGTGGAAAAATGAAACAGAGCGGGCGTGTCGGAAATTGGCGAAACATATGACCAATTTGGCAGAAAGTATGGAAGCAGATTTAAAAGTGCATCAAAAGCCATCTCCTGTAACTGTCAGAGATGCGCTGGGTATTTTTTTATCTATTTTATTCTGGAGCAATCATCGACCGGTGCAACTAGATAATTTGATGGAACAAGTGAAAACACTAGAAACTAAACCACTCAATTTAGAGGAACGATTAGAGTATGTGTTAAAACGAGGAAATACATTTTTAGGTTTCCGGCAATTAAATGAATTAATGTTAGAACAACGTAAACTGATTGCGAAAAGATAA
- the nth gene encoding endonuclease III gives MLSNKQTVLCIEEMAKMFPAAHCELIHKNTFELLVAVVLSAQCTDVLVNRVTASLFEKYHSPEDYLAVPLEELMDDIRSIGLYRNKAKNIQGLSEKILTEFNGEVPRTHAELESLPGVGRKTANVVLSVGFGVPAIAVDTHVERISKRLGICRWKDSVVEVEETLKRKLPEELWSDAHHYMIFFGRYHCKARNPECPTCPLLYLCREGKKQAKVRGFDG, from the coding sequence TTGTTATCAAATAAACAAACTGTATTATGCATAGAAGAAATGGCAAAAATGTTCCCGGCAGCACACTGTGAACTCATTCATAAAAATACGTTTGAATTGCTGGTGGCTGTTGTGTTATCCGCGCAGTGTACAGATGTTTTAGTAAATCGTGTAACTGCCTCTCTTTTTGAAAAATACCATTCTCCCGAAGACTATTTAGCTGTTCCACTAGAAGAGTTAATGGATGATATTCGTTCCATTGGTTTATATCGAAACAAAGCCAAAAATATCCAAGGTCTATCTGAGAAAATTTTAACAGAATTTAACGGTGAAGTACCAAGGACACATGCAGAACTAGAGAGCCTTCCTGGTGTTGGCAGAAAAACGGCCAATGTTGTTTTGTCGGTTGGTTTTGGTGTTCCAGCGATTGCTGTAGATACGCATGTGGAACGTATTAGTAAACGGCTGGGAATTTGTAGATGGAAAGACTCTGTCGTTGAAGTAGAAGAAACGTTGAAACGAAAACTACCAGAAGAGCTCTGGTCAGATGCGCATCACTACATGATTTTCTTTGGGAGATATCATTGTAAAGCAAGAAACCCAGAATGTCCTACATGCCCTTTACTTTATTTGTGTAGAGAAGGTAAAAAACAAGCGAAAGTGAGGGGATTTGATGGCTGA